A genomic region of Pararge aegeria chromosome 11, ilParAegt1.1, whole genome shotgun sequence contains the following coding sequences:
- the LOC120627641 gene encoding uncharacterized protein LOC120627641: MKAPNAYLLFLVLASLCVGSAYSSDYQDESSVRKFELYDGVYVKVPENGNESSKLMSFEIDANRNVETGRGKQKKLMRRILPMFILPFVFQSTIVPLFLGLLKFMLFKSLMIGKLALVLIIINAFKNSNTSKGRQDADIASSHYGFNGNGMEEYGSYFNS; this comes from the exons ATGAAAGCACCGAACGCGTATTTGTTGTTCCTCGTATTGGCATCCCTCTGCGTAGGCTCCGCTTATTCCAGTGACTACCAAGATGAGTCAAGTGTGCGTAAATTTGAGCTCTACGACGGTGTGTACGTGAAAGTTCCAGAAAATGGCAACGAGTCGAGCAAACTGATGTCCTTTGAAATTGACGCGAATAGAAATGTGGAGACAG GTCGGGGTAAACAAAAGAAGTTGATGCGGAGAATTTTACCCATGTTCATCTTACCTTTCGTATTCCAGTCTACGATTGTGCCACTATTTCTTGGATTGCTGAAGTTCATGCTGTTCAAGTCTTTGATGATCGGAAAGTTAGCGTTGGTTCTAATCATAATCAATGCATTTAAAAACAGCAACACCTCTAAAGGTAGACAAGATGCTGACATAGCAAGTTCACATTATGGCTTTAATGGCAACGGAATGGAAGAATATGGATCTTATTTTAATTcgtaa